From one Branchiostoma floridae strain S238N-H82 chromosome 3, Bfl_VNyyK, whole genome shotgun sequence genomic stretch:
- the LOC118412250 gene encoding glutathione S-transferase 1-like: protein MGCGGSKNATVPSKGQKPSVDLYLALFSPSCRAVLMFAKEVGLELNHKLVDLQKGEARTPEFLAMNPCHCVPTIKDGGLTLWESAAIMVYLNDKYAKDPARLYPTDLQKRAKVNLMFGFHQNFDSSIASYMAPQILRGEEADPEKAEKVRTSLELFNKVLEGKTYVAGDCLTLPDFSLMASLTLLDFKDFDYKSNYPCIKAWNDRMRALPYFEETNKGWYDMMKPQSA, encoded by the exons ATGGGGTGTGGTGGATCCAAGAACGCGACCGTGCCGTCAAAGGGCCAGAAACCGTCGGTGGACCTGTACTTGGCGTTGTTCTCGCCGTCATGCCGCGCAGTTCTTATGTTCGCTAAAGAGGTCGGGTTGGAACTCAACCACAAATTAGTAGATTTACAGAAGGGG GAGGCCAGGACGCCAGAGTTCCTGGCGATGAACCCTTGTCACTGTGTCCCCACAATCAAGGACGGAGGTTTGACGCTCTGGGAAAG TGCCGCTATCATGGTCTATTTGAACGACAAGTACGCAAAAGACCCTGCGAGGCTCTACCCGACAGATCTTCAGAAGCGAGCTAAAGTCAACCTCATGTTCGGCTTTCACCAAAACTTTGACTCCAGCATCGCTAGCTACATG GCACCACAGATCCTTAGGGGAGAGGAAGCAGACCCTGAGAAAGCGGAGAAAGTCAGGACAAGCCTTGAGCTGTTTAACAAAGTGTTGGAGGGGAAGACTTACGTGGCAGGGGACTGCCTCACATTGCCAG ATTTCAGCCTGATGGCTTCCTTGACCCTCTTGGACTTCAAAGATTTCGACTACAAAAGCAACTACCCCTGCATCAAGGCCTGGAACGACCGCATGAGGGCGCTGCCGTACTTTGAGGAGACCAACAAGGGGTGGTACGACATGATGAAGCCACAATCCGCATAA
- the LOC118412540 gene encoding alpha-N-acetylneuraminide alpha-2,8-sialyltransferase-like, which yields MAVGYIIGRCRRWSRLPRLHWRSTVWMYTCTVVIAFFLSVLNCIFNPNGLLNIGRDTNRRDHPCWVFSLLLSSKCSCSCDESVAKFPFEVDDLENNFDTIDTEELELKQTKVFSVIEKIFRRTGNSMAAKIRTMDVHTISEILSRKTEEGSMTEEQRELLFRAFEKYSKMDITLKNRHRERKTGIRKNKRAVDDTSVVKDTPVLMYQDESGNQQSVSFRSQIITFRQSYNLTAVNEPLRIWAPNVIYRDFIRQQLQECCTARNNMVATQSNVAPGTTFGWTSHPVPDLSYTVTKNFYSAFPATSPFPSAPFRTCAVVGNSGVLHRSNCGRQIDSADYVFRINWPPTRGKEAHVQDVGSKRNLTTATFHQVKRFQKHSQKKEVLEMLESLYGLLFIRKPTGYLLAVNQVLQDAGRPLRLVYQNPPHYISVNDYWNTHGLHHITITTGLYLISSALTLCEEVTVYGFWPFPFTEFGKKVPFHYWVGHIFLPPRERGVVYDMAAEFMQIRELHRKGVVRVVTDKCKQ from the exons ATGGCGGTCGGCTACATTATCGGCAGGTGTAGAAGATGGAGCCGTCTTCCTCGCCTGCATTGGCGCTCTACAGTCTGGATGTACACCTGTACCGTTGTGATAGCGTTTTTCCTAAGCGTATTGAACTGTATCTTCAACCCAAACGGACTCCTGAACATCGGACGAGACACGAACCGACGAGACCATCCCTGCTGGGTCTTCTCGCTTCTCTTATCGTCTAAATGTTCTTGCAGCTGTGACGAGTCTGTCGCAAAGTTTCCTTTTGAAGTAGATGATCTAGAAAATAATTTTGACACGATAGACACTGAAGAGCTTGAACTGAAGCAAACAAAGGTTTTCTCTGTGATAGAGAAGATATTCAGACGAACTGGAAACTCCATGGCGGCAAAAATTAGAACAATGGACGTCCACACCATCAGTGAAATCCTGTCAAGAAAGACTGAGGAAGGCTCAATGACTGAAGAACAGAGAGAACTGTTGTTCCGAGCCTTTGAGAAGTACAGTAAAATGGATATAACTCTTAAAAATAGGCATCGGGAAAGGAAGACAGGAATTCGGAAAAATAAGAGGGCTGTAGATGACACAAGTGTTGTAAAAGACACCCCGGTGTTGATGTACCAGGACGAGAGTGGAAACCAACAATCTGTTTCTTTTAGGTCTCAAATTATAACTTTCCGACAATCTTATAACCTCACAGCAGTGAACGAACCTTTGCGAATATGGGCGCCAAACGTGATATACAGGGATTTCATCAG ACAACAGTTACAGGAGTGTTGCACGGCACGTAACAACATGGTGGCCACACAGTCTAACGTCGCCCCCGGCACTACGTTTGGATGGACCTCTCACCCGGTACCCGACTTGTCTTACACCGTCACTAAAAACTTCTACAGTGCCTTTCCAGCG ACTTCGCCGTTCCCTAGCGCGCCATTCCGGACATGCGCAGTTGTAGGTAACAGCGGTGTTCTGCACAGGAGCAACTGTGGGAGACAGATTGACAGCGCTGACTACGTTTTTAG AATAAACTGGCCTCCGACGAGGGGGAAAGAGGCACATGTGCAGGACGTTGGGTCGAAAAGAAACCTCACTACTGCCACCTTCCATCAAGTGAAAAG GTTTCAGAAACATTCGCAAAAGAAAGAGGTGCTGGAGATGCTGGAATCCCTTTACGGCTTGTTGTTCATTAGAAAACCGACAG GTTACCTCCTAGCGGTAAACCAGGTACTGCAGGATGCGGGGCGACCACTCAGACTTGTTTACCAGAATCCCCCGCACTACATTTCTGTCAACGATTACTGGAATACACATGGTCTGCATCATATAACCATAACAACAG GTCTGTACCTAATATCGTCAGCGCTCACGTTGTGTGAGGAAGTCACTGTCTATGGGTTCTGGCCATTTCCATTCACAGAATTCGGTAAAAAG GTGCCGTTTCACTACTGGGTGGGCCACATCTTCCTCCCACCGAGGGAGCGCGGCGTGGTGTACGACATGGCCGCCGAGTTCATGCAGATCCGGGAGCTGCACAGGAAAGGCGTGGTCAGAGTCGTCACGGACAAGTGCAAACAGTGA
- the LOC118412541 gene encoding retinol-binding protein 2-like: MSRPDLNGTWNQVKNDNFDAYMRALNVGFATRKIGNMLSPQKVITQAGDHMNIKTLSTFKNHEIDFDLGQEFEEHTLDGRTVKTTINWDGEKLCADQKGEKADRGWCHTLVDGILHLDLHCGDVRCHQEFKKES, from the exons ATGTCGAGGCCTGATTTGAATGGAACCTGGAACCAAGTTAAAAACGACAACTTCGATGCGTACATGAGAGCATTGA ACGTGGGCTTCGCGACCAGGAAGATCGGAAACATGCTCAGCCCCCAAAAGGTGATCACACAAGCCGGAGACCACATGAACATCAAGACACTCAGCACCTTCAAGAACCACGAGATAGACTTCGACCTCGGGCAAGAGTTTGAAGAGCACACGCTGGACGGCAGGACGGTAAAG ACCACCATCAACTGGGACGGGGAAAAGTTGTGTGCAGACCAGAAGGGGGAGAAGGCTGACCGGGGCTGGTGTCACACACTGGTGGACGGAATTCTGCACCTG GACCTTCATTGTGGTGACGTCCGCTGCCATCAGGAGTTCAAGAAAGAATCTTAA
- the LOC118412002 gene encoding uncharacterized protein LOC118412002 has protein sequence MTSAAATKLREFKDHSYVEESGKNVYRKGRDVNGLYPSQFARVHPEIVVPDDNISNGTALDLSSLLPDAALMAQVKDTKKPPVDMGESPPAAYRDPDPPRPAKPPTLHKVQRDVYGMPVMWETTYHTAFNTEKQLNRF, from the exons ATGACCAGCGCTGCTGCTACTAAACTCAGAGAGTTTAAAGACCACAGCTATGTGGAGGAATCAGGCAAAAA CGTTTACCGAAAAGGACGAGACGTGAACGGCCTGTACCCTTCTCAGTTCGCCCGAGTCCATCCCGAAATCGTGGTGCCGGACGACAA TATATCTAACGGCACGGCCCTCGACCTGAGTTCCCTGCTGCCTGACGCTGCACTCATGGCACAAGTCAAGGACACCAAAAAGCCTCCTGTGGATATGGGG GAGTCTCCCCCCGCGGCATACCGGGACCCTGACCCACCCCGCCCCGCCAAGCCGCCGACTCTACACAAGGTCCAGCGGGACGTGTACGGCATGCCTGTCATGTGGGAGACCACGTACCACACTGCCTTCAACACGGAGAAACAACTGA ATCGCTTCTGA
- the LOC118412251 gene encoding glutathione S-transferase 1-like — MPVTLYHNILSAPCRAVMMCAKTIGLDLEEKSVDLFSGEHMKPEFLAMNPCHCVPTIDEDGFIMWESRAINIYLNDKYCKTPEKLYPKNPEKRAQINLMLQYDLCSFNPAIVGYMAPLLFAKKDPDEEAKKKLADQLETFDKMLEGKKYVAGNELSLADFTLGGSCGMLGIVGYDTSSYKNIVAWRDRMVALPGIKDIQERMMAAAAAMQSS; from the exons ATGCCGGTGACACTGTACCACAACATTCTGTCGGCGCCTTGTCGTGCCGTGATGATGTGCGCCAAGACGATCGGGTTAGATCTGGAGGAGAAATCTGTGGACCTGTTTTCGGGGGAACACATGAAGCCGGAGTTCCTCGCCATGAACCCCTGCCACTGCGTCCCCACTATTGATGAGGACGGGTTCATTATGTGGGAAAG CCGTGCCATCAATATCTACCTGAATGACAAGTACTGCAAGACTCCGGAGAAGCTGTACCCGAAGAACCCCGAGAAAAGGGCACAGATCAACCTAATGCTGCAGTACGACCTGTGCTCATTCAACCCCGCCATCGTCGGCTACATG GCCCCACTGCTGTTCGCCAAGAAAGATCCGGACGAGGAGGCCAAGAAGAAGTTGGCGGACCAGTTGGAAACCTTCGACAAGATGTTGGAGGGAAAGAAGTACGTCGCAGGCAACGAGCTTTCGCTGGCAG ATTTCACCCTTGGTGGTTCCTGTGGCATGCTGGGTATAGTCGGGTACGACACCAGCAGCTACAAGAACATCGTTGCCTGGCGGGACCGCATGGTGGCGCTGCCGGGCATAAAGGACATTCAGGAGAGGATGATGGCGGCGGCGGCTGCCATGCAGTCCAGCTAA